The Dreissena polymorpha isolate Duluth1 chromosome 8, UMN_Dpol_1.0, whole genome shotgun sequence genome includes the window TAAGTGCATTATGACTGATTATGTTACAGAGTGGACAAGCTGTGTCATGTCCAACTTTGACCTTTGAGTTTGAAATTGACCTTAAAGGTTAGGTAGGGACACTCATGTTACATGTGACAAATTGTTGTCTCTTGGTGGACATTTGTggtattatcttaaaattgaaTTGATGAATGATGGCCTCATTTGACCtcaatatgaccttgacctttaaagaAGGTACAACAGTATGTCAAGAGACACGGTGTCTCTTAAATGAAGATCACTTATGGTAAGTTATTAGGAAATTGCATCATGAATGCCAAAGTTACCATCTGGACAAGCAGTTTCATgttcaaatttgacctttgatctcttaatgtgatcttgacctttaaaatatatgtgtgttcAGCATTATGTGCTGTCTTGTGGTTGTCATTTGTGGTAAGTGATTAGAAAATTGCATGTTGAATAACAAAGTTACAGTGTGGACATGCTGTGTAAGTGTGAGTGTGAACGTTGAGATATGGTTGATAAACACGACACATTGTCATATGATGGTTAACATGTGtggtaaattgttttaaaattgcaCCATGTATGACAAACTAAGTACATATATATCCAGACATGATTGTACTCACATACATTGCAGAAaaatttgaccttcaaactcttAAGTAagcattaccttgacctttcagtgaGGGAGACAGGTCTACAAGCAAGATGTCGTCTTATTATATGAACATTTATAGtccgttattttaaaattgtacatgaatgacaaagttaaagACAGTCAGGACAGGCTCGAATATACACATGCTCATACGCTTGACTGCTCTATCAAACTTTCCTTAAGCTTTACAAAGAAATATTCTCCAACTAACTGGCAACAACTTAAAACTCTAAAATTCAtgtgaatttaaaataaacatgtgaAAGTCTGCAAGAACATTCATTAGTTGATTTCATTTcaagataaaatatttaaacctCCATGACACAAAACTCTTACAAAAACACGTAAAACCTCCATGATTATAATGCAAAACAACTAGAATCTAAAGgtaaaacacattttcaatttgTTAACTGTAGTTGAAGTACTGTTGTAATATTAACTCAATACTTTCAAACtactaaacaataacaatttacttTTTGTTAGCTAAAGTATCCCTTTTATGTTGAaaacttttatatatttaataaggcTTACATATTTAGTATTGTACTATTTAATTGATATACTAAATGGATATACTATAAGCACAAGTCTAACATAATTGTTAAATTCACATGTTCTTTGGATTAGAGATTTTATCAACAGAGATATGGGAATTAAATAATTCCAACTTTTTGAGGGCATACAATCACAGCTGGTTACTGAAGACTTTACTGTGTGAGGTAATAATCACTTAGGCCTTTTTCATCCCTGAATTATGGAACTGAAATCCAAGATCTTGTGTTGTAAAGAGATAGAGCATCTCAGTAGTAAAGGTCACCAAACTGTGTgtacatgtaagttatcttacaaatattgttctgggaaaactgggcttaatgaaggtgtctgcataggcttatcagggaaaaaaCTTTCTGAATttggtttagaaaagacttcatctgaaagaaaaattatatacaATTGGAAAGTgccatccttgattagcctgcgcagtctacaAAGTCTTATCAAACTTGACGCAcctacattaagcccagtttattcAGAAGGAGGCTATAATGAAGATATGTGTCTTGTTccgtgaaagctggtcataatgcatgtgcgtaaagtgtcgtcccagattagcctgtgcagtacgcacaggctaatcaaggatgacactttccgcctaaacttgattttcggtaaggagggacttccttgaaactaaaaataccattaaagcggaaagtgtcgtccctgattagcctgtgcagactgcacaggctaatctgggacagcactttacgcacatgaattaagcccagttttcgcagaacattACCCAAATCATCAATACTACTTTCAAATCAAGTTTCCAAGCACTTGCAAgatcaacataataattaaagcaAAAGATAGAAAGAAGAAATCACATGTTAGCTAGCTTCAAACAAACTACTTCACTTCCAATAGATTTCCATTAATTAGAAAGATAAAACTATACATCCAGATGGGGACTTTGTTctcattgtttatgtttaatattatcTCTGGAGAAAATCACATTTTAACTTCCTCGTATAAAGATTCAGTAGGTGCTGGTTTACTCTTAGGAGCCTTTATAGACGCTTTTGCTACCGGTCTATCAGCATCCTCGTAAAGACTTGAAGGCTGAACTGATGGTTGACTTTTCTTTTCACTCACTGTAACTGCTTTTTCATATGTATCAGGTTCAGCGCAATGTGAATATTCATTCTCCTCCTCTTCACCACTGTCTTCTGGATCGTTTCCCGCACTTGCTTTATTTGGTAACATTAATCCAACCTTTTTTGCACTGGCCATCCCGTAAAGATTCTCAGGCTTAATTCCGCCAGATTTCCTTGAAACATTGGGAGCCGTTGTGTCATACGTACTTTCCTCCTCACTGTCACTTTGGCTGTATCTCCGCGCAGGCAGATCGGGAGGCGGACCTTTTCTTTGCTGTCTAGACTGTTTTAGGACGCTGTAGTCTTCCTCATGACACATTTCTTTCTCTTCACGGCCTTGATGTTCCCAGGCAGCTTTTGAAATGCCCTTGACCTCTGAATAggcattaccatcatcatcagcaactATTGAAACACCACCGCCTGTCCTATATGGCTCAGCATACTGTGGTGGTTCTTGTCTTGGCATTGCTTTTGCAACATCAGGATCGTCATAAATTAAAACATCGCCAGATTTGGGACTTTTTGATTTCCTGACATTAGTTGGATTAGTAGCCTCAGCGTATGTTACATCGTCTGCTACACTAGTGCTTGATGcatcttcatcaacatcatcatatgCACCAGCAgatctattttttattgaattatccTTCTTTCCCTTCTTTTTGTCTTCCTTCATTTTCTTTtccttttcttctttttctttcttcTCTCGTCTCAACTTTTCTTTTTCTCTTTCTTCAGCCTCTTTCTTTTCTCTTTTCTCTCTTtcctctgcttctttcttttccCTCTTTTCTCTTTCTTCAGCTTCTTTCTTTTCCCTCTTCTCTCTGTCTTTCTTTTCTTTCTTGGATTCAGTTACACTAAGTTTTTTCACACTTACGTGTTTAGCATGATCATCCCCTGCATGCAATTTACCCTCCAGCTCTTGGGTaaaagtattttgtgaaagatgaCCCACACTTGCATCATTTCCTGATACTTTTCCAATGGAATTTCTCAGAGTAGTCACGCTGACACAATCATCATACTCTGAAGCCTCAGTTTTTATCGGAACCAAAGTGGGTACATTTGCAGGTCCAGGATGATTTCTCTTTTGTACAAAAGATGGTCCAGTAATATTTGGTGCGGGTGAGCTAACTTTGGGTTTCACATCTAGTAACTTCTCACTGGGTTTCAAATCTAGGGCCTTCTTCTCACCAAGGCCTTTGACCTTCTGTTTGCCTGGAATAACTGTAGAGGCATTACTCGATGATTTAGTAGTGATCACCTTATGAATTTCGGCAGCACTCTGAGAAATACATGTTACAGTCCCCTCCCCATTTGGGCATTTCCTTCCACACTCGAAATAGAACTGATCTTTCTCCCTCTTTCCAAACCGTCTCATCCATGAAAGCTGGAAAAGGTACTTGTTTTGTCTAGTTTTAGGATCCTCGAATGAAATGCACTGATTGGTCACCAACATCGTCATCGCACCTTCAATATCACAGAGTTTAGCCAGTGGGCAGGGCTCCACATTCACCAAAAACCGCTGTGCCTGAGCccct containing:
- the LOC127843148 gene encoding DNA ligase 1-like, producing the protein MGERTFVKSGELFLQNKGILKTSWQNKYCLLYGGSGDKSCHLEFFENRKSFEENRSKNKPCDKKVEIQNVKSITNSAQAGSDGTPKYQIEIKCKNNTCLMFDSESECADWFSKLNSETGFSLRGSNSSQNREDENENDINEDYDDESEVITLNQMYDGTGGAQAQRFLVNVEPCPLAKLCDIEGAMTMLVTNQCISFEDPKTRQNKYLFQLSWMRRFGKREKDQFYFECGRKCPNGEGTVTCISQSAAEIHKVITTKSSSNASTVIPGKQKVKGLGEKKALDLKPSEKLLDVKPKVSSPAPNITGPSFVQKRNHPGPANVPTLVPIKTEASEYDDCVSVTTLRNSIGKVSGNDASVGHLSQNTFTQELEGKLHAGDDHAKHVSVKKLSVTESKKEKKDREKREKKEAEEREKREKKEAEEREKREKKEAEEREKEKLRREKKEKEEKEKKMKEDKKKGKKDNSIKNRSAGAYDDVDEDASSTSVADDVTYAEATNPTNVRKSKSPKSGDVLIYDDPDVAKAMPRQEPPQYAEPYRTGGGVSIVADDDGNAYSEVKGISKAAWEHQGREEKEMCHEEDYSVLKQSRQQRKGPPPDLPARRYSQSDSEEESTYDTTAPNVSRKSGGIKPENLYGMASAKKVGLMLPNKASAGNDPEDSGEEEENEYSHCAEPDTYEKAVTVSEKKSQPSVQPSSLYEDADRPVAKASIKAPKSKPAPTESLYEEVKM